The following proteins are encoded in a genomic region of Candidatus Tanganyikabacteria bacterium:
- a CDS encoding 3-keto-5-aminohexanoate cleavage protein produces the protein MAAPMQYFHMSSRVVITCALTGVAADRKQCPAIPYTPEEIAEEARRAYEAGASVVHIHAREDDGSPSHRVAVYREILERTRAKCDVILNFSTGAVGVPAEERIAHIRDLRPEIGALNMGSMNYAKYSPQRRDFVFDFVFANPFKDIRMFVETMRQGGVKPELECFDTGHIRNHEPLVDMGLLAPPIQFSLILGVLGGAPPTAQTLAFMAGLLPPRSTWEVIGISHNQWELVAAALALGGNIRVGLEDNFYVAPGVMARSNADLVEKAVRMVRDIGREVASAAEARQILDLPPVASRPEARAGN, from the coding sequence ATGGCCGCGCCCATGCAATACTTCCATATGTCTTCCAGAGTCGTCATCACCTGCGCGCTCACCGGCGTGGCCGCCGATCGCAAGCAGTGCCCGGCCATCCCGTACACGCCCGAGGAGATCGCCGAGGAGGCGCGGCGGGCGTACGAGGCGGGCGCCAGCGTCGTGCACATCCACGCCCGCGAGGATGACGGCAGCCCATCGCATCGCGTCGCGGTCTACCGGGAAATCCTGGAGCGTACGCGGGCGAAGTGCGACGTCATCCTCAACTTCAGCACCGGCGCGGTGGGCGTCCCGGCCGAGGAGCGAATCGCTCACATCCGCGATCTGCGGCCGGAGATCGGGGCGCTGAACATGGGCTCGATGAACTACGCCAAGTACAGCCCGCAGCGGCGCGACTTCGTGTTCGATTTCGTCTTCGCCAACCCCTTCAAGGACATCCGCATGTTCGTCGAGACGATGCGGCAAGGCGGCGTCAAGCCCGAGCTGGAGTGCTTCGATACCGGGCACATCCGCAATCACGAACCGCTGGTGGACATGGGCCTGCTCGCCCCGCCTATCCAGTTTTCGCTGATCCTGGGAGTGCTGGGCGGGGCGCCGCCGACCGCCCAGACGTTGGCGTTCATGGCCGGCCTGCTGCCGCCGCGCAGCACGTGGGAAGTCATCGGCATCAGCCACAACCAGTGGGAACTGGTGGCCGCCGCGCTCGCCCTGGGCGGCAACATCCGCGTCGGCCTCGAGGATAACTTCTACGTGGCGCCCGGCGTGATGGCCCGGTCGAATGCCGATCTGGTCGAGAAGGCGGTGCGCATGGTGCGCGACATCGGCCGCGAGGTGGCGAGCGCGGCCGAGGCGCGCCAGATCCTCGATCTGCCGCCGGTGGCATCCCGGCCGGAGGCCAGGGCCGGGAACTGA
- a CDS encoding sel1 repeat family protein, with protein MKLLVRAVLAMMLAVPSPALASEAPGRAQEALQMARQAVRQYYEAQAAKGDAAAARWLGDHEHGAASLSWYRKAAEQGDAEAQGELAWRYDRGEDAPRDEAAALAWARRGAAAGDETAIEVLAERYRDGRGVPADLGRALDLYARLETDPDEEAIPALREAGLAGGKPVAPTFALLLQRLQADAAAGAARANWALYTFHREEFGIPDGGALAALPYLRRAAESRDPQAMTALGGWYAAGGAGLASADPHAALAWFREAALTGYSPAIGTLVGAYETGSLAARDPAKAMEWLRRGAMAGDPEAQVALAERLGTGTYPGGPPGVYAMDAEEALLLVNKASRAGNAHAMFLQGLYNLDGTPFARNPALAAEWLQKAANAGHEGAMVALAEMLEAGRGVKADQAKAFALYRDAGMLLRQGRAYRDGRGVTANAHLALDCFLAEFDRQHPTASEAMVWLGRMFEQGRGVGQDAALGLALYEESHSLAGAWLRAQYEDRLPGATLQSRLAAYRAVADELGGPPPALPADPAAALAWFRKAAQEYLDRFEDGTL; from the coding sequence GTGAAGCTGCTGGTCCGGGCGGTCCTCGCGATGATGCTGGCGGTGCCAAGCCCGGCCCTGGCGAGCGAGGCGCCCGGCCGCGCCCAGGAGGCGCTGCAAATGGCCCGGCAGGCGGTTAGGCAGTATTACGAGGCGCAGGCCGCCAAGGGAGACGCCGCGGCGGCGCGCTGGCTGGGCGACCATGAGCATGGGGCCGCCTCTCTCTCCTGGTATCGCAAGGCGGCCGAGCAAGGCGATGCCGAGGCGCAGGGCGAACTGGCCTGGCGCTACGATCGGGGCGAAGACGCGCCTCGCGACGAGGCCGCAGCGCTCGCCTGGGCGCGGCGGGGAGCCGCCGCGGGCGACGAGACGGCCATCGAGGTCCTGGCCGAACGCTACCGCGACGGCCGCGGCGTGCCCGCCGACCTGGGAAGGGCCCTCGACCTCTACGCCAGGCTCGAGACCGATCCGGACGAAGAAGCGATCCCCGCGCTGCGCGAAGCGGGCCTGGCCGGGGGCAAGCCGGTCGCGCCCACCTTCGCCCTGCTGCTGCAGCGCCTGCAAGCCGACGCCGCCGCCGGGGCAGCGCGCGCCAACTGGGCGCTCTACACCTTCCACCGCGAGGAGTTCGGCATTCCGGACGGCGGCGCCCTGGCCGCCCTGCCCTACCTGCGCAGAGCGGCCGAATCGAGGGATCCGCAGGCCATGACCGCCCTGGGCGGCTGGTATGCCGCCGGCGGCGCCGGTCTGGCGTCAGCGGACCCGCACGCCGCGCTCGCCTGGTTCCGCGAGGCGGCGCTCACCGGGTACTCGCCGGCGATCGGCACGCTGGTCGGCGCCTACGAGACCGGATCGCTCGCCGCTCGCGACCCGGCCAAGGCCATGGAATGGCTGCGGCGCGGCGCCATGGCCGGCGATCCCGAGGCGCAGGTGGCCCTGGCGGAGCGCCTGGGGACCGGGACCTACCCGGGCGGGCCGCCTGGCGTCTATGCCATGGACGCCGAGGAGGCGTTGCTCCTCGTCAACAAGGCGAGCCGCGCCGGCAACGCGCACGCGATGTTCCTGCAGGGGCTCTACAACCTGGATGGCACGCCATTCGCCCGCAATCCGGCTCTGGCCGCGGAGTGGCTGCAAAAGGCGGCGAATGCCGGCCACGAAGGCGCGATGGTCGCCCTGGCCGAGATGCTGGAGGCGGGCCGCGGCGTGAAGGCGGACCAGGCGAAGGCATTCGCGCTCTACCGGGACGCGGGCATGCTGCTCCGGCAGGGCCGGGCGTACCGCGACGGGCGCGGGGTGACGGCAAACGCGCACCTCGCGCTCGACTGCTTCCTGGCGGAATTCGACCGGCAGCACCCCACGGCTTCGGAAGCCATGGTCTGGCTGGGGCGCATGTTCGAGCAAGGGCGCGGCGTCGGCCAGGACGCGGCCCTGGGCCTGGCGCTCTACGAGGAGTCGCACAGCCTCGCGGGCGCCTGGCTGCGGGCCCAGTACGAGGATCGATTGCCGGGCGCGACGCTCCAGAGCCGCCTGGCGGCCTACCGGGCGGTTGCCGACGAGCTGGGCGGGCCGCCGCCCGCGCTCCCTGCCGATCCGGCCGCCGCGCTCGCCTGGTTCCGGAAGGCCGCCCAGGAGTACCTGGATCGTTTCGAGGACGGGACGCTGTAA
- a CDS encoding MFS transporter has translation MAMTGRLVSLESRDFRLYYTGQIVSNVGTHMQQVALTWQLYLLTHSPLALGLLGAFKALPVLVFALGGGVVADAVDRRKLMIATQGTMALASATLLVATWMGAMAPWLIYAATALAAVALAFDRPAAGALVPRLVPREHLSNALSLNVMGWQAAAVAGPAIGGMLVGAGASLAVYAFDVVSFLAYIGMLLAIRNPALAPEGGGSVSLRAALEGLRFIAGNRLILSTMVLDFLAMFLGGALLLMPIFADQVLHVGAQGLGLLYGAQPAGAALAGAYLAVGPKLRRHGEVFLWTLAIYGAAIAAFGASTWLPLSLLALAISGAADTVSTVIRATLRQLLTPDEMRGRMTSVGMIFFIGGPQLGEVEAGVVAKFFGAPLSVISGGVACLLLPVLAALLLPELRRYTEEEALQRAAALAA, from the coding sequence GTGGCCATGACGGGGCGCCTGGTGTCGCTGGAATCCCGGGACTTCCGCCTCTACTACACCGGGCAGATCGTCTCCAACGTGGGCACCCACATGCAGCAGGTGGCACTCACGTGGCAACTCTACCTGCTGACGCACTCGCCTCTGGCCCTGGGCCTGCTCGGGGCGTTCAAGGCCCTGCCGGTCCTGGTCTTCGCCCTGGGCGGCGGAGTGGTGGCCGACGCGGTCGACCGGCGCAAGCTGATGATCGCCACACAGGGCACGATGGCGCTCGCATCGGCGACGTTGCTGGTCGCGACGTGGATGGGTGCGATGGCGCCCTGGCTGATCTACGCCGCCACGGCCCTGGCCGCCGTGGCGCTGGCCTTCGATCGCCCGGCCGCCGGCGCCCTGGTGCCGCGCCTGGTGCCGCGCGAGCACCTGTCCAACGCCCTGTCGCTGAACGTGATGGGCTGGCAGGCCGCGGCCGTAGCCGGGCCGGCGATCGGCGGCATGCTCGTGGGCGCGGGCGCCAGCCTGGCGGTGTATGCCTTCGACGTCGTGTCGTTTCTCGCTTACATCGGGATGCTGCTGGCCATTCGCAACCCGGCCCTGGCTCCGGAGGGCGGCGGGTCCGTGTCGCTCCGGGCGGCGCTGGAGGGCCTGCGCTTCATCGCCGGCAACCGCCTGATCCTCTCGACGATGGTGCTGGATTTCCTGGCGATGTTCCTGGGCGGCGCGCTGCTGCTGATGCCCATCTTCGCCGACCAGGTCCTGCATGTGGGCGCGCAGGGCCTCGGCCTCCTGTACGGCGCACAACCAGCCGGCGCGGCGCTTGCCGGCGCGTACCTGGCCGTCGGGCCGAAGCTGCGCCGACATGGCGAGGTGTTCCTGTGGACGCTCGCCATCTACGGCGCGGCGATCGCGGCGTTCGGCGCCTCGACCTGGCTGCCGCTGTCGCTGCTCGCGCTCGCGATCTCGGGCGCGGCCGACACGGTTTCCACGGTCATCCGCGCCACCTTGCGCCAGCTCCTGACGCCCGACGAGATGCGCGGGCGCATGACCAGCGTCGGGATGATCTTCTTCATCGGCGGCCCGCAACTGGGCGAGGTCGAGGCGGGCGTCGTCGCGAAGTTCTTCGGCGCGCCGCTCTCGGTGATCAGCGGCGGCGTCGCTTGCCTGCTGCTGCCGGTCCTCGCCGCGTTGCTGCTGCCCGAACTGCGGCGCTACACCGAAGAGGAGGCGCTGCAACGCGCGGCGGCCCTGGCGGCATGA